GTGTTAGCACCATCCCCGAGATTCAAGGATAAATAGTCTTCATTAGCTTCAGGTTTAGGATCATTGTAATCAGCAAATGGTGAAATCGAGTTTCCAGAATTTATAAGGGGGTTAGCATTCATGGAACTCGAGGCAACAAATTTTTCTGTGCGGTTCTGGGATGCTTTCATGTTTTGTGTCCGAATTTCGAGAATGTCTTTAAAGGTCATACTGGTGTTTGCGAGAGAATTTTGCAAAGAAACGACAACGTTCTCGCTATGTTGATTCATTTGGGCAGGTTTGTTACGATTTCCTTTAACAACCTGCTGTAGTGAAGCTATATCCGAATTTAAAGACGATAAGCTTTGCttaatttgaaatgttAGTTCTTGAATTTCTACTGGCCGATCGTCAAACAAAGTCTTCCTTTTTGCAACTAAAGAAATGTTAGCCATACTTAACCATTTGATTTGAAAAGACTTAGGCAACGTTCGTTTGTGACTATGCCCAATAAGCTAAATACTTACGTTGTGATAGCTTTTGTAACTTTTCGCCAGTTTGATTAATTTGGTTAGCAATTTTTTGGGCTATCCTTGTAAATTCGCTCTTTTGGTGCTTGGTTTGATCGGGACCACCTACTGCTTGATTTGCAGTCGTTGTCCTCAAACGAGATCGAGTTTTCGTGACACATGCTTGAAATTCAGCAGTCCTATCTTGAAATGACATGAATATTTAGTCTTAAGGTCCTCAAGTTGAGTACTTTATAGAAATTGATGTGTGGTGTGGAGATAGGTAGCTGGTTTATAGCAAGGGTTGGCAATATAATGCATAGGACGAAATATCGTCCagtaaagaaagaaacttGAGAAtctagtttttttattcaaatattattttgtagTTACTTTTTAGTTTCTATCTAAATTTTGGCCTAAATCACACTACATTGTGAATAGAAACCTAGGGTGTAGACTAACGAAACTTTGATCgtttttaagaaatatatCTATACGTTAGAGTAAAGATCCTTTTAAGTAAGCAATGGGTATTTAATTAAACCAAAACAAATGGCTTTTGGGTTGTTATGCCACCTCGCTTTTGCAGCCATTGATCATGATCTATCTCTATTTCATTGAAGCTGAGTTTGAGTATTTCTCATTTAATAATAGACATACTAGTAACAATTCATTCCACAACCTCCAAGGTAGAAACCAAAAGTTAAATTCACTACAAGATGCACTAGCTAAAAGTTATGAGAGAATGCTTGAAAAAGAGTGCACAAAGCTGCTCTCAAATATCATTTAGCAATCTTTAACCAGCTTAATTCGTTTTATGTCAAGCATTGCTCATgcgaaaataaatagaaaaaattcttACTTGAGATTTTGTAAATCACGCATAAAAAAGACGGAAGCTGTTAAAGAAGAGAAgcattattttcaaaaaaagtttcaaatataCTCATATGTGTctctaaaattaaaaggtTACATAGAAAATCTGTCTAGGCCTGTTTTTACAGGGCTTTCATAAATGAGTAAATCGAAGTCGAAATCAAAGTGACCTTGCAGAAACATACTATACATATTCATAATAGGAAGCtaaagttttgaaaatcacTCAAAAAATAGGAGAATCCCTATGACGAGAAATTTACCATAGTACGTGAGACCACAAAATTTTGAGagtttatttgaaaaaaatattcaattatATCTTTACTTTACGCTTGTAGTTTGGCTGATTAGTGTCCAAAACTATGGTAAACAGCTTGGTTTaatgttttgaattttcttaCAATTGTCCACAAACTGAGTCGtattcaacaaaaaaaacgaaactTCGAATTATGAAGGAGACTGTTTAATAGGTAAAATAACGTTTAAAACATCTGTTTTCTATTGATGGGCTAACACGGATAATAGGTAGTAGTAAGGTTAGTACTTTATATCCAATCCCATACTGTCTAATAGTCCTTACTTCCTCTACA
This region of Schizosaccharomyces pombe strain 972h- genome assembly, chromosome: II genomic DNA includes:
- the sed5 gene encoding SNARE protein Sed5; amino-acid sequence: MSFQDRTAEFQACVTKTRSRLRTTTANQAVGGPDQTKHQKSEFTRIAQKIANQINQTGEKLQKLSQLAKRKTLFDDRPVEIQELTFQIKQSLSSLNSDIASLQQVVKGNRNKPAQMNQHSENVVVSLQNSLANTSMTFKDILEIRTQNMKASQNRTEKFVASSSMNANPLINSGNSISPFADYNDPKPEANEDYLSLNLGDGANTRYEQMALLESQTDTYSQQRMSSIQNIESTITELGGIFSQLAQMVSEQRETVQRIDMHTDDIVSNIGSAQREIVKFYERMSSNRALLFKIFGIVIIFFLLWVLVT